In the genome of Mesosutterella faecium, the window GGGCAAGCGCATGCGCCCCGCCCTCGTGCTGCTGACGGCGGGAGCCCTGGGCTGCACGGGCGACAAGCCCGTGTACCTCGGAGCCGTGATCGAGATCCTGCACACCGCGACGCTGATGCACGACGACGTGGTGGACGAGGCCGACATGCGGCGCGGCAAGCCCACCGCGAACGCCCGCTGGGACAACCCGACCGCGGTGCTCGTGGGCGACTTCCTCTACACCCGCGCCTTCCAGATGATGGTGAAGACCGCCAACCTCCGGGCGATGGCCGAAATCGCAGCGGCCGCCAACCGCCTGGCCGAGGGCGAGGTCCTGCAGATGGACAACGCGCACGACCCGGCCGTCGGGATCGACCGCTACTACCAGGTGATCGAGCGCAAGACCGCCTGCCTCTTCGAGTGCGCCGCTCTCATCGCCTGTTCGGTCTCCGAGGCCTCCGAAGAGGAGGAAAAGGCCCTCGCGGAATACGCCCGGCGCCTGGGCTACGCCTTCCAGATCGCCGACGACTACCTCGACTACGCGGGCGATGCGGCCGTGACCGGCAAGAACCTGGGGGCCGACCTCGAGGAAGGCAAGGTGACGCTGCCGCTCATCTACGCCATGCAGCGCGCGCAGCCCGAAAAGCGCTCGATGATTGAGGAGGCGGTCCGCCGGGGCCACGGCGACTTCGAGGCGATCAGCGCGATCGTGCGCGAAACCGGGGCGCTTGAGGCCTCGCTCGAGCGGGCCGCGCAGGAGGCCCGCGCCGGCAAGCAGGCCCTGCAGGCCCTGCCGGCAAGCCCCTACCGGGACGCGCTCGAGACGATCATCGACTACACCGTTTCGCGCAGCCGCTGAAAAACGCGCCCTGGCGCGCCCCTTTGAAGGCGCCGGCCCGAAGCGCGCGCCTTCACGGGGACTTTCCCCCTTGACCGTGGCCGCCGCAGCCGGCGGCCGGGAGTGACTTCCAATGCCGATCCTAGAGAACCGCCGCATCGTGCTTGCCGTCACCGGCGGCATCGCCGCCTACAAAAGCTGCGAGCTCGTGCGGCTGCTGAAGAAAAACGGGGCCGACGTCTCCGTGGTGATGACCGCGGAGGCTGCGCGCTTTGTGACGCCGCTCGCCTTCGAGGCGCTCAGCGGGCACCCCGCCGCCGTCTCGGAGTGGGACGGCCGCGGCGGGCCGATGCCTCACATCACGGCCACCGAGGGGGCCTCGCTGCTTCTTGTGGCGCCCGCGACCGCCAACATCATCGCCAAAGCCGCCCTGGGCATCGCAGACGATCTCGTGAGCACGCTGTTTGCCGCCCGGCGCTGCCCGGCGGCCTTCGCGCCGGCCATGAACACCCGCATGTGGCGCAATCCCCCGAACCTGAGAAACATCGAGCAGCTCGCCGAGGACGGCAGCCTCGTCTGGGGGCCGGCCTCGGGCGGGCTCGCCTGCGGCGACAGCGGCCCGGGCCGGATGCTCGAGCCGGGCGAAATCCTCGAGCGGGTGATCGGCTTCTTTTCAGAAAAATACCTCCGGGGGCGGCGGGTGCTGGTGACGGCCGGGCCGACCGCCGAACCGATCGACCCGGTGCGGATCCTCACCAACCGCTCGAGCGGCCGCCAAGGCTTCGAGATCGCGCGCGAGGCCGCGCGGGCGGGCGCCTCCGTCACGCTCGTCGCAGGCCCCTGCGCGCTTGAGACCCCCGCGGGCGTCACGCGCATCGACGTCGAAACCGCGCAGGAGATGCGCGGCGCCGTGATCGGGCATCTGCCCGGGACCGAGCTTTTCGT includes:
- the coaBC gene encoding bifunctional phosphopantothenoylcysteine decarboxylase/phosphopantothenate--cysteine ligase CoaBC, which encodes MPILENRRIVLAVTGGIAAYKSCELVRLLKKNGADVSVVMTAEAARFVTPLAFEALSGHPAAVSEWDGRGGPMPHITATEGASLLLVAPATANIIAKAALGIADDLVSTLFAARRCPAAFAPAMNTRMWRNPPNLRNIEQLAEDGSLVWGPASGGLACGDSGPGRMLEPGEILERVIGFFSEKYLRGRRVLVTAGPTAEPIDPVRILTNRSSGRQGFEIAREAARAGASVTLVAGPCALETPAGVTRIDVETAQEMRGAVIGHLPGTELFVSVAAVSDWRPASAAAEKLRKTDAAPEIRLVENPDILAEVGALSPEFRPYTIGFAAETSRLEERARRKLEVKKADAIVGNRFDLAAGSERNTILYVTREGAESFGPAGKDEVARFILRRAAGALGR
- a CDS encoding polyprenyl synthetase family protein; this translates as MLKNIISRAGLKAAMNLIASDMKRVDETIHRELGSEIRRVAEVADYITSSGGKRMRPALVLLTAGALGCTGDKPVYLGAVIEILHTATLMHDDVVDEADMRRGKPTANARWDNPTAVLVGDFLYTRAFQMMVKTANLRAMAEIAAAANRLAEGEVLQMDNAHDPAVGIDRYYQVIERKTACLFECAALIACSVSEASEEEEKALAEYARRLGYAFQIADDYLDYAGDAAVTGKNLGADLEEGKVTLPLIYAMQRAQPEKRSMIEEAVRRGHGDFEAISAIVRETGALEASLERAAQEARAGKQALQALPASPYRDALETIIDYTVSRSR